The Panicum hallii strain FIL2 chromosome 5, PHallii_v3.1, whole genome shotgun sequence genome contains the following window.
TGCTTCATGTCCCCTGACTTGAGCACCACTAGAGCTCCAACATTATGGGCTGTCATCTACAATTTTACGGACAGTTTCTAATCAGTTCGCCGTAGTCTCATATATATGAGAAATAAAGAAACAAATCATCTGTTCTGCACTTGTACTCAAGAACATAGATGCTTACGTGCTTGACAGCTTCATGTACCAGATTGCTGGCGTCGCACCAGTAGACTGCTCCAGCTTCAGCCTCCCCTTTCGCCTTGAGGATCTCGCTGACCGTGATGTTCTCGAGCCCCATGTGAGGTATGATCACAGTCGGCGACTCGCTCTGTATGCGCGAGATCAGGGTGGCCCAGGAGAAGATCCCCTTGTTCATGTGTTGCTGGACCGCGTGCCGTAGTTGCCTTCCATGGAGGCGCAGCGCCTTTGTGATCCCTTGCATATTTGATCTGCTGGAGTGACATGATGGGTGACGATCCTAGCTCTTGTGATTTTCCTCCCTAGTACGTTGAGAAGAGGAAATGAGTTGGGACTTCACGTACCTTGATGGAGCAAATGATTCGGTCCTGCTCTTGTGTTTCTGCCGATCGATCCTAGCTCGATTGGGTGAGTTCTCCGCGGCTGGAGCTTAAGAACCGTGTGCAGAGCTGCTTATGATGCAAGTTTCTCCCCTAACCGGCACACAAGAATTGGTGCCTGCCTTTGCCATTTCGAAGGAAGCAAGGAATCTCGGGTGATTAGTACTAGCTCAGACGGATAGAATGTTGATTCTTTCGTTCCAGAGGCATGCCGAACTTTGCTTTAGAGTTGGTTGCTTCCTCTGGTTAATTTCCGTGCACACGAGGAGGAAGCTAGGATTCTGGGAAGGTTTCCTCCATTTTTCTTCGTCAGCTTTGTCTGTTGGTTCAGTTCGTTGTTTTCTCGCCCTTTTGGTGTTTACAATGCTGTTTCCTCCGTCTTTAATGCGAACGCGttcaaaatttgtagaaatgtAAGAAGTTTTTTTAGGTAGTCTTGGTAAGAACTTTAGACACCTGGTAAAAAAAGATTATACAGGAGGGGGAAAAAACTCGATTATATACTCGTTAGCAATGACGAAAAACCATTAGGAGGCAGGACTCATTATTGCTAATTTTTTTGAAATTTTTTATTACAATTTTTTTGAGATAGGAGAGGACTTAATGATGTTTTGCGAGCAACGCGGTATCTGTTTCGGCCCTTATTAACTTTATGTCACGCTCGATTTTAAGGATAAAATCGAATGTATAGCATATGTGTGCCAAAATCAGTTCTCACACATATGTTGACATAGAGAGTGTAATATATCAAAGACAATGTTCAAAAGCGTAAACAAAAGAAAATAATAATATTATTACACTCCGAATATTATAAACGTTCTACCGTTATCCTAAACAAAGTCTTTGGCAACATCTTATTCCACAGGCAGTTGACCGGTGAACGCACGCCTAGAACTCTTTGAAGTCGTCGTAGTTCTTCATTTCAATATTCTCTTCTGAGTAGCAGTTAGACAAGAGTGAGTactcttatggttggtactcaacaagtgggGAAAGATGCAAGGCCATCGAGGAAAGGCTGAGGTTTATGGCGGTTagtatttttagttgatcatattttaTTAGCAAGTATCTATTTAATTAAgtgtaagtttataccaacccactTAAACATAAGAAACCAACACCAAAACAAAACCAAGGAACCACAGATTAAATTATTCTTTAAgatcaattatcatgtgagggtccaaaccgctcgtaaccgtgagcacggctgatatatcagttttcactcggcagaggttgtacactttcacCACAAATTGTGTTCCTCTGAGTCACCCGGGTTTGCAAAgctcttaaacacttctgaggtgagTGCTGAGGGGTTCACTACAAAGTTTTTACAAAGATATATAGAAAACTAGATAGCCCGCTAGAGTTTCAGTAGCGGTGTGAatcataaccctccctagtgGTCAGCACCTTAGCAAAGGTTACTACCcaaagaggaccgggctataccacAACACCGACCCCCTccttgccctttcagtaaggCTACCAGTTAACCACATGCCTAATTATTTAGCTAATATCAGAGCCATATGACATTTGTGGTTGTACGGTTTttttgggtggttctccatgttccatttAAATAAAGTGATCTTGTAAAATATCTAGATCTAACAATAGTATAAAGTCATGATTAACATTCTCATGTGATAGCACCATTTTTCAAAGTTAAGCAACTAAGCATTTCTACCCAAAAACATAACTAAAATTAGGTGTTCAAGGCTTGGGTGAAAAGACTAGATCAATCCTTAATAGGTATTCCCGTCAAGTTATGCAATACAAAACTATAGTAAAGTGATTTATCATGCTATTATTGGGACCAAAAGGAATATGAAGGGGGAGAAGTCAACTTGCCTTCCTCGCCAAACAGCTGCGTTTCTTCCTCAAACTGCAGCGCTTGTCCTTCCTCGAACGGCATGTTGTCTACGCCATCACACAAGCAAAACATACAATAAATAACAAACAACACAATAAACAGTACAAACAGAACAGAATAAGATGATAAAGATGTTGAGCATGatgcaaggatcgcgtgagcatgagaatcgatgaaatcggagttagaACGAGAAAGATGTGGCTAAAACAAGGTTCCAGAGGCTTATCTACGAGGATTTTGAAAGTTACAGGGACTAACAGAAGAaaactaagggctaaaatgGAAATAAACTAAAGATATATGGGTTAGACTAGAAAAACAAaggggctggactgcgggttctgaTATATAGAAGATCAGGGGCTAAAACATAAGAAAAGGACCTAAGGACCTAACAGCAATTATCTTAGAACTAACTAGGATGGCAGTTTATTTTGAACAAACCGAGGGGCTCTTTTGAAAAAAGGCTTGGATGGTGGGGTGTGTTGACCGGTATCGACCCGGTTCGATTAAACTTGGGCTATTGGATCGCGGCCGGGGGCTGCTCGGCTCGCGTGGCTGCGGCTCTGATAGTCGGCTGGTGGCGCGGGACGGCTCAACTCAACACCGCGGCTCGCCTGGGTGGCTTAGGCGAAGCTGAGGCGGCTcggcaggcggcgcgcggtgGTGGGTGGCCGGCGAACTCGTCGGAGTTCACCGTCTCGGTGCTCGTCTCGGGTCGCAGAGGGGGTGGTGAGGTCAAGGAGACACCAGTGAAGATGAAGGCCAAGCCGACAGGGCGGGGCGGTGGCCGGAGGTGAGTTCACAGCGGTGAGGCGCTGCTGAGGAGCTCCGGCAAAAAATCGCGCGCGAGGGAGagcgagagagaggaagggagtgGGACGGTGGAGATCCCCACCGCACGATGGAGCTTTGGCGATGGTCGGAGTcgacgaggtggcggcggagcagCGTGACGGCGGTGGTCCGAGCACGGCAGCGTGGGAGTAGTGGTGGCGGGGCGGAGCAAAAGGGTGAGCGGAGGAAGGGTTTGGAAGGGGAGAGCAAAGAGCTTGGGCGCTCGATTTATAGGgagagggaggaagagggagAGCCGGTAGGGGAGGGGGCGTCGGTGGTGATGGCTGGCCATGAAGGTGAGGTGATGATGGCAGCCGTTACAAGTGAAGGGAGAGAAATGgaagggaggaggtgagggGTGCAGTGGTACTTCAAGGCATTAAAAAGGACGGCAGGCGCAAAGAGGAGGGAGACGAGCGGGCGCGGGAGATGGGCGGCTGGCAGCAGGTGATGTGGGTGGCAGGGTGGGGAAGGCAGGCGGCCGGAGGTGGAAGGAAGCTCCGATAGGTGGGCCCCACCTATTGGTGAGTCAGAGAGAGAgcaggagagagggagaggaggaggtggatCGGGCCGGGGGGAGCAGTTGGGCCAGGCTGtagagagaaagaaagagagtTTTTTCCCTCAAAActgggtgttacaaacctaccctccttaaagagaatcttgtccTCAAGATTCGGAAAGATCGAAAACAACTGAGGGATCTCTGCGGTAAGCTCTTCTTCTCTTTCCCATGTAGTTTGATCGGTAGTAAACAAGTGTGATGCTCTGGAATCAAATAAAATAGATATAGGTTCGGATTTGACGAGGAACGTACCAAGCACAACATCAGGAGCTTCTTGAGCTGTGTCGATTGCCACGTGGTTCACCCCACCACGCACGAAGTTCTGTTGACCCTTGTTGCCTTGAGAGTTGGGATTTCCATTGCGCAGTTGAGATGACTGTTGTCCAGGCCTTTGTCCACTGCTCTTTTTGGCTCTGAGGAGTTTGCATGTTGCGCTCTGGTCAGATGTTGGCATAATGCCCCACTTCACCACACCTGAAGCATCCATTAGGATGAACTAGTGTGATTGGACTATTGGTTCTCACTAATGCACTCGTTGTGTTGCTGATTGGGGTGCGCTGTGTCTGTTGATTGAAATGCTGGGATTGCTGGGGAGTACACTGGGGCTGTTGATTTTGTTGATAGATTCCACCTTGTCCTCAAGTCCTAGATGGAAAACCCTGTGATGATTTGTAGCGGGAGCGGGTGTTGCCGCTGGATTGCCCTTAAGATTGGAACTTTAGCTTCTGTTCACCAAGTTCACTACACTTGTTTTCCAAGCCTATAGCTTTGTTGAGTAGCGACTGAAAGTTTGGGAACGTGTGACTCTGTTGTTGATAGTTGAGTGGCCCTATCAGACCATCCAGAAAATGTTCCTGTCGCTTCTCATCAGTGTCGACTTCATTGGGCGCGTAACGGGACAATTGAGTGAATCTGTCTCGGTACTCACTGTCTGACATGTTGCCTT
Protein-coding sequences here:
- the LOC112895364 gene encoding CBS domain-containing protein CBSX3, mitochondrial-like — encoded protein: MQGITKALRLHGRQLRHAVQQHMNKGIFSWATLISRIQSESPTVIIPHMGLENITVSEILKAKGEAEAGAVYWCDASNLVHEAVKHMTAHNVGALVVLKSGDMKQLAGIVTERDFARKILLPGRPSEETRVEDIMTEEDKLITVSSRTNILRAMEVMTDKHIRHVPVFDEKVVGMISVGDVVRAIVDQQHQEVRQLKKYIRGDYY